Proteins from one Clostridium cellulovorans 743B genomic window:
- the rodA gene encoding rod shape-determining protein RodA: MLQNFKIDKKLLKDLDWIIILTAVVIMLFSCINIYSATYSTGGDNAKLQFLWLLVGLAVTYVILLFDYNYIGNFAYIIYGMSIVMLIVNKVLGAETNGANAWIMIGNRAIQPAEFAKIAIIILLARKLNDMEGEINNPKNFFIILFLTIIPTGLIVIQPDMGMTMVIFFTALGIVFIAGLDIKVILGGLGSILAAIIIIWNSGLIKDYQQKRITALLDPTTDLLGSGYQLWQSLIGIGSGGILGKGFLKGTQISGGFIPEAHTDFISAVVGEEWGLVGYAFLFTLYAILIYRCIKVSKNSKDIFGNIMVIGFTSGWVFSILQNAGMCVGIMPITGITLPFMSYGGSSTLTNFISLGLILNVGMRRKKLNF, encoded by the coding sequence ATGCTTCAGAATTTTAAAATCGACAAAAAGCTATTAAAAGATTTAGATTGGATAATAATTCTTACAGCAGTAGTTATAATGCTATTTAGCTGTATAAACATATATAGTGCCACTTATTCCACAGGCGGAGACAATGCGAAGTTACAGTTTTTATGGCTCTTAGTTGGGCTTGCGGTAACTTATGTAATTCTTCTTTTTGATTATAATTACATTGGAAATTTTGCTTATATTATTTATGGTATGAGTATAGTTATGCTTATTGTAAATAAAGTATTAGGAGCTGAAACTAATGGTGCTAATGCTTGGATTATGATAGGTAACAGAGCAATTCAACCAGCAGAATTTGCAAAGATTGCTATTATAATTCTTTTGGCAAGAAAGCTAAATGATATGGAAGGGGAAATAAACAATCCTAAAAACTTTTTTATCATTTTATTTTTGACAATTATCCCTACAGGATTAATTGTTATTCAGCCAGATATGGGTATGACTATGGTTATATTTTTTACTGCCTTAGGAATTGTATTTATTGCTGGATTAGATATTAAAGTTATTTTAGGTGGGCTTGGGTCTATACTTGCAGCTATAATTATTATTTGGAATTCTGGATTAATTAAGGATTATCAACAAAAGCGAATTACAGCTTTATTAGATCCAACGACAGATCTTTTAGGGTCCGGTTATCAGCTTTGGCAGTCCTTGATAGGTATAGGTTCTGGGGGAATATTAGGCAAAGGGTTTTTAAAGGGAACTCAGATAAGTGGTGGATTTATTCCAGAAGCTCATACAGACTTTATAAGTGCTGTAGTTGGAGAGGAATGGGGCTTGGTAGGGTATGCATTTTTATTTACTCTTTATGCTATTCTTATTTATAGATGTATCAAGGTCTCCAAAAACTCAAAAGACATATTCGGAAATATAATGGTTATAGGGTTTACCTCAGGTTGGGTATTTTCAATTCTCCAAAATGCAGGTATGTGCGTTGGAATAATGCCTATTACAGGAATCACACTGCCATTTATGAGTTATGGTGGTAGTTCTACTCTGACAAACTTTATATCCTTAGGATTGATTCTAAATGTTGGAATGAGAAGGAAAAAGTTAAATTTTTAG
- a CDS encoding BLIP family protein translates to MGNTKKIYKKWWLSLLVVVGLIAGVTTGCGGQSSTNGSAESTSASADDSKKKEEAPKSDSKVTYDNFMKIAMGDSIDNVNALLGPGKEASSSQIGDIKSVTYTWDGDGLLTSITATVQNNVVTSKMQVGLKKDNVDITLDKYNQVTEGMTYAQVSAILGEGELTSQMKIMDIENLTYNWSNKGGTNATLSFTGDKLTAKSQFGLK, encoded by the coding sequence ATGGGAAATACTAAAAAGATTTATAAGAAATGGTGGTTATCACTTCTTGTTGTTGTTGGATTAATCGCTGGAGTAACAACTGGCTGTGGAGGACAATCTTCTACTAATGGAAGTGCAGAATCTACATCAGCGTCTGCTGATGATTCAAAAAAGAAAGAGGAAGCTCCAAAATCTGATAGTAAAGTTACATATGATAACTTTATGAAAATAGCAATGGGAGATAGCATTGATAATGTTAATGCTTTACTTGGACCAGGAAAAGAAGCATCTTCATCACAAATTGGTGATATAAAGAGCGTTACTTATACTTGGGATGGTGATGGATTATTAACTTCAATTACTGCAACAGTTCAAAACAATGTAGTAACAAGTAAAATGCAAGTTGGTCTAAAGAAAGATAATGTAGATATTACTTTAGACAAATATAATCAAGTAACTGAAGGAATGACTTATGCACAAGTTTCAGCTATACTTGGAGAAGGTGAGCTTACTTCTCAAATGAAAATAATGGATATTGAAAATCTTACGTACAATTGGTCAAATAAAGGTGGAACAAACGCTACTTTATCATTTACTGGAGATAAATTAACTGCAAAATCTCAATTTGGCTTAAAATAA
- the minE gene encoding cell division topological specificity factor MinE, giving the protein MDWLKFFSNKTSSKDVAKERLKLILIHDRQDLSPQMLEMMKNDILAVISKYVEIDDSEADVKLTKPEEMDGFPPALIASIPIKNIRNF; this is encoded by the coding sequence GTGGATTGGTTAAAATTTTTTTCCAATAAAACCTCTTCAAAAGATGTTGCAAAGGAAAGACTAAAGCTAATTTTAATACATGATAGACAAGATTTATCTCCACAAATGCTTGAAATGATGAAGAATGATATTTTAGCAGTTATTTCAAAATATGTTGAGATAGATGATTCTGAAGCTGATGTGAAGTTAACAAAGCCCGAGGAAATGGATGGTTTCCCGCCAGCTTTAATTGCAAGTATTCCAATAAAAAATATACGTAACTTTTAA
- the minD gene encoding septum site-determining protein MinD has protein sequence MGEAIVITSGKGGVGKTTTTANIGTALAAMGKRVVVVDGDTGLRNLDVLMGLENRIVYTLVDAIEGNCKLKQALIKDKRFENLFLLPTAQTRDKDDITQNQMLELVTELKRDFDYVLIDCPAGIEQGFENAIVAADRALIVVNPEVTSVRDADRVIGKLDAKGIADHQLIVNRLNSEMTKNGDMLDINDIVEILAVKLIGVVPDDRSITISTNKGEPIVLDDASISGKAFRNIAKRITGLEVPMMNMDIADKGFIAAIKKFFKKN, from the coding sequence ATGGGAGAAGCAATAGTAATAACATCTGGAAAAGGTGGAGTAGGAAAGACAACTACTACTGCGAATATAGGAACTGCTCTAGCAGCTATGGGTAAAAGAGTAGTAGTAGTAGATGGAGATACAGGATTAAGAAATCTGGATGTACTAATGGGACTTGAAAACAGAATAGTATATACTCTGGTAGATGCAATTGAGGGAAATTGTAAGTTAAAGCAAGCGCTTATAAAGGATAAACGTTTTGAAAATTTATTTCTACTTCCTACAGCACAAACAAGGGACAAGGATGATATAACTCAAAATCAAATGTTAGAACTTGTTACAGAGCTTAAAAGAGATTTTGACTATGTGTTAATAGATTGCCCTGCTGGTATTGAGCAAGGGTTTGAAAATGCTATAGTAGCAGCAGATAGAGCGTTAATCGTGGTTAACCCTGAGGTAACTTCTGTAAGAGATGCGGATAGAGTTATCGGGAAACTCGATGCCAAAGGAATTGCAGACCATCAATTAATAGTAAATAGGTTAAATAGTGAGATGACTAAGAATGGAGATATGCTTGATATCAATGACATTGTAGAAATTCTTGCAGTTAAATTGATAGGAGTTGTACCAGACGATAGATCAATAACTATTTCAACTAATAAAGGTGAGCCTATAGTACTTGATGATGCTAGTATATCAGGAAAAGCCTTTAGAAATATTGCAAAACGTATAACTGGTTTAGAAGTTCCAATGATGAATATGGACATTGCTGATAAAGGCTTTATTGCAGCAATAAAAAAATTTTTCAAAAAGAATTAA
- the minC gene encoding septum site-determining protein MinC, with protein sequence MNSNRIVLKGNKDVLNIIVDMNKFKDFDDVLDSLKDKMSGAKSFYKDASIIITTQLKYITERQRRKLKDLLFDEFFIKDCSYQELEQEENKAFEGVFEGRTKYITTTIRSGQVINYHGNLVIIGDVNPGAEIYADGNIIVLGHVKGDLYAGVSGNTNAIIAAYKLEPKILKIANLATLSPDGDYEPQYPEIATIKEHSIIVEPYIPNKFI encoded by the coding sequence ATGAATTCGAATAGGATAGTTTTAAAAGGTAACAAGGATGTATTAAATATTATTGTAGATATGAACAAGTTTAAGGATTTTGATGATGTTTTGGATAGTCTAAAGGATAAAATGTCTGGTGCAAAGTCCTTTTATAAAGATGCGTCTATAATAATTACGACTCAACTTAAATACATAACTGAAAGGCAAAGAAGAAAACTAAAAGATTTGCTATTCGATGAATTTTTCATAAAGGATTGTAGTTACCAAGAGCTTGAACAAGAAGAAAATAAAGCCTTTGAGGGGGTTTTTGAAGGAAGAACAAAGTATATTACTACTACTATTAGAAGTGGGCAAGTGATTAATTATCATGGAAATTTGGTTATTATAGGGGATGTAAATCCTGGAGCTGAGATATATGCTGATGGAAATATCATAGTTTTGGGACACGTGAAAGGCGATCTTTATGCAGGGGTTAGTGGCAATACTAATGCAATAATTGCTGCTTATAAACTAGAACCTAAAATCTTAAAAATCGCAAATTTGGCTACTTTATCACCAGATGGAGATTATGAGCCACAATATCCTGAGATAGCTACGATTAAGGAACACTCCATAATAGTGGAGCCATATATACCGAATAAATTCATTTAA
- a CDS encoding penicillin-binding transpeptidase domain-containing protein: protein MEKEKKRLRDKITRHMVLVFISILILLGVIARAFYLQVIAHDYYVEYANNKSHRVTEVSVARGDILDVNGNTLATSEQTYNLVYTDSKENQKTFNDTMIKVFKLLESQQSKNAAEPNKYNAKLDEDMPLKINPFVFEFNSVDEKGRKASEMRFKKDFGFNDRLAEENYNGLAYGKLKEEEQKEVDAMLETKTAEDTFNYLVDFYEVPAVYDLETQRKLVMIKNRIKIQAFLGNNVTVIASNLDRETQFLLQQKAVELPGISVEIRQKRIYPNNNTASSILGYMSKITDKKYEERGYNLSTDLIGGSGIESAFEKELRGTKGANVVEVNSSGVPLSTIATLEPVAGKTVKLTLDLEVQKKAEESLQKTMEFLREPKQVNELGSGNATRGATVAMNIKTGAVVSMASLPNFNPNDFATGNLSNEKYNEYYKSDYEAYGKANGWSQEKIDKIFPVNESGEREDFYDFLPKKMLNYATQSLQPTGSTFKVFTGYVGLHEGVITGSTTVNDLGVFEDDDDFSTEFKDEGSNGIVNLRKALQVSSNPFFMQTGQWLFKKYEDEAARNSLGIRSPLDVIAKYSWNLGLGADPNNPNGRPETGIEIPEVTGNVFNSTDLENSVYYSTLDTIMSALKNGVFNRINAKTKMITNSYTFQPIDLYYHTGNDGEATDSLELHNAKKAVKDYIRQIVLHGSEYNKPDEINKLLKEVIKNDPERYKNVTFKESTLDNYGDLDTISRSVIYDVARFDGYNAAHSIYNVYNASIGQGYTVATPLQLASSFATFWNDGTRLKAHLLDEIIDEDGNVVFKQEPEVISKFDMNKEYVDIIKEGTKDMIYKQESVAPYFKDLTYKGQQLMIGGKTGSATFREDQLKIDRNAFAWLMTYAPIEDPEIVVVTVIFDGHWGRVCSPVNAAVMDAYFKGKEAKEAQAAATATPVAK from the coding sequence ATGGAAAAAGAAAAGAAACGTCTTAGGGATAAAATAACAAGACATATGGTTTTAGTATTTATAAGTATACTTATACTTTTGGGAGTAATTGCAAGGGCTTTCTACTTACAGGTTATAGCTCATGATTATTATGTTGAATATGCTAACAATAAATCTCATAGAGTTACGGAAGTTTCTGTTGCTAGGGGAGATATCTTAGATGTTAATGGAAATACCCTAGCTACCAGCGAACAAACCTACAATTTGGTTTACACAGATAGCAAGGAAAACCAAAAGACTTTTAATGATACAATGATAAAAGTTTTTAAGCTTTTAGAGAGTCAGCAAAGTAAAAATGCTGCAGAACCTAATAAGTACAATGCTAAATTAGATGAGGACATGCCTCTAAAGATAAATCCTTTTGTTTTCGAATTCAATTCTGTTGATGAAAAAGGAAGAAAAGCTTCAGAAATGAGATTTAAAAAGGATTTTGGGTTTAATGATAGATTAGCAGAAGAGAACTATAATGGATTGGCTTATGGCAAATTAAAAGAAGAAGAACAAAAAGAAGTAGATGCAATGTTGGAGACTAAAACTGCTGAGGATACTTTTAATTACTTAGTGGATTTTTATGAAGTTCCTGCGGTATATGATTTAGAAACACAAAGAAAGCTAGTGATGATAAAAAACAGAATAAAAATACAAGCTTTCTTAGGAAATAACGTAACGGTAATAGCTTCAAATCTAGATAGAGAAACACAATTTTTATTACAACAAAAGGCTGTAGAATTACCGGGTATTTCCGTGGAAATAAGACAGAAGAGAATTTATCCAAATAACAATACTGCATCAAGCATCCTAGGTTATATGTCAAAGATAACTGATAAAAAATATGAGGAAAGAGGATATAACCTAAGTACTGATTTAATTGGAGGATCCGGAATAGAAAGTGCCTTTGAAAAAGAACTTAGAGGTACTAAAGGAGCCAATGTGGTAGAAGTAAATAGTAGTGGAGTACCACTTTCAACGATAGCAACCTTAGAACCAGTAGCAGGGAAAACTGTAAAGCTAACCTTAGATTTAGAGGTCCAAAAAAAGGCAGAGGAAAGTCTACAAAAAACTATGGAATTTTTACGAGAACCAAAGCAGGTTAATGAGCTTGGTTCAGGAAATGCTACAAGAGGAGCTACTGTAGCCATGAATATAAAAACCGGTGCAGTTGTGTCGATGGCTAGTTTGCCAAACTTTAATCCAAATGATTTTGCCACAGGAAACTTGTCTAATGAGAAATATAATGAATATTATAAGAGTGATTATGAGGCTTATGGAAAAGCTAATGGTTGGAGTCAAGAAAAGATTGACAAGATTTTCCCTGTCAATGAAAGTGGAGAAAGAGAAGATTTTTATGATTTTCTTCCAAAGAAAATGCTTAATTATGCAACACAATCTTTGCAACCAACGGGTTCTACCTTTAAGGTGTTTACTGGGTATGTTGGATTACATGAAGGAGTTATAACAGGAAGCACAACAGTAAATGACCTAGGTGTATTTGAGGATGATGATGATTTTTCTACTGAATTTAAAGATGAAGGTAGTAATGGAATTGTTAATTTAAGAAAAGCTCTACAAGTATCTTCTAACCCGTTCTTTATGCAGACAGGACAATGGTTATTTAAAAAGTACGAAGATGAGGCTGCTAGAAATAGTTTGGGAATTAGAAGTCCTTTAGATGTTATTGCAAAGTATAGTTGGAACCTAGGCTTAGGAGCTGATCCAAATAATCCTAATGGGCGCCCAGAAACAGGAATTGAAATTCCAGAAGTAACAGGTAATGTTTTCAATAGTACAGATTTAGAAAACAGCGTTTATTATAGTACCTTAGATACTATAATGAGCGCATTAAAAAACGGAGTATTTAATAGAATCAATGCTAAAACTAAAATGATAACTAATAGTTATACTTTTCAGCCGATAGATTTGTACTATCATACTGGAAATGATGGAGAAGCAACGGATTCATTAGAACTCCACAATGCTAAAAAAGCTGTTAAGGATTATATAAGACAAATTGTCCTTCATGGTTCTGAATATAACAAACCTGATGAAATAAACAAGCTATTAAAAGAGGTTATTAAAAATGACCCTGAAAGATATAAAAATGTAACCTTTAAGGAGTCAACTTTAGATAATTATGGTGATTTAGACACTATTTCAAGAAGCGTAATTTATGATGTAGCAAGATTTGATGGTTATAATGCTGCTCATTCAATCTATAATGTATATAATGCATCTATCGGACAAGGATATACTGTAGCAACTCCGCTACAATTAGCATCTTCTTTTGCTACTTTCTGGAATGATGGAACGAGACTCAAAGCACATTTATTGGATGAAATAATAGATGAAGATGGAAATGTTGTTTTCAAGCAAGAACCAGAAGTTATTAGTAAATTTGATATGAATAAAGAGTATGTAGACATTATAAAAGAAGGTACTAAGGATATGATTTACAAACAAGAGAGTGTAGCGCCTTATTTTAAAGATTTAACTTATAAAGGGCAACAATTGATGATTGGTGGTAAAACAGGATCAGCAACCTTTAGGGAGGATCAATTAAAAATTGACAGAAATGCCTTTGCCTGGCTTATGACTTATGCACCAATAGAAGATCCAGAAATAGTTGTAGTAACAGTAATCTTTGATGGACATTGGGGAAGAGTTTGCTCACCAGTTAATGCCGCAGTTATGGATGCGTATTTCAAAGGAAAAGAAGCAAAGGAAGCACAAGCAGCAGCTACAGCAACTCCAGTAGCAAAATAA
- a CDS encoding penicillin-binding transpeptidase domain-containing protein produces the protein MKNITIQKDVDSDEELKKRISRHWILMLISFLILLVIFAKAFFLQVVNHDYYSASAKSKARRVIEVSSPRGEIVDAKNKVLAGNERSYALMYSETAESKKVFTNTIVEVLKILKNRYSIISEENDLNMEVNMREISSGNFQEASLYKSLIDDDLPLKIYPFRFEFNAVDDVGKSQLELIFKNNIGLGDFFAKKTLNKEYNNLNSSEKEKIDKLSLAYSAEDTFKYLIAIYKLPQIYDLETTRDLIVVYNKVKFQSFNGNKTITIVSEMDKDTAFLFKQKLRDMPGIFVESMKRRIYPYGESASSIIGYLSKVDDKRYEEKGYDLSVDYIGVDGIEKAFESQLKGTKGFRINEIRSGTNVNEVASLEPYPGKNIKLTIDMDVQAVAEKALNDTMKDLQSKDEIHGSGNATRGACVALNIKTGAVVAMASLPGFDPNDFIEVGGLSAEKWNKYYGTDYEAYGKAMGWSQEKIDKIFPKNIQGVREDFYDYLPKPMLNYATQSLAPPGSTFKVFTGYMGLNEGIITPRTTYNDQGFYDDGNGFLTKFHDEMKNGSVNLTKALKVSSNPYFMDTARLLYYKFHRAEHRERLGIEKPLDFIAKYSWNFGLGADPNDKKGYPNTGVEIPEISSKVFSSDTISNSIYLSNLDTIMKALAEGHYIREDYVSKEKFAYNFKPIDLYYRDNDSTQLYNYKKAIKDYIKEIVVKGYSDPKELRELIQRMIDEDKARYNGVTFSETSEDGKILGDIDTIVNNVIIDVALHDGYSAVNAPYNVYNASIGQGYTQVTPLQLASAFATFYNGGTRLKVHLLDEIQDQDGTVVFKQEPEVISTYPMNKDYLEVIKKGNYEMINNQYLVSGYFNNLPVVVGGKTGSATFRNDQTDFGRNAFAWLMTFAPFDDPEIVVVTVIFDGHWGRLTSPVNAAVMRAYFDSYKKKNY, from the coding sequence TTGAAAAATATAACTATACAAAAAGATGTGGATTCTGATGAAGAACTAAAAAAAAGAATATCTAGGCATTGGATATTGATGCTAATTTCCTTTTTAATTTTGCTTGTGATTTTTGCCAAAGCTTTCTTCTTGCAAGTTGTAAATCACGACTATTATAGTGCTAGTGCTAAAAGTAAGGCAAGGCGTGTAATAGAAGTTTCATCACCAAGAGGAGAAATAGTAGATGCAAAGAATAAAGTTTTAGCTGGAAATGAACGGAGCTATGCTTTAATGTATAGTGAAACAGCAGAAAGTAAAAAAGTTTTTACTAATACCATTGTAGAAGTTTTAAAGATCTTAAAAAATAGATATTCAATAATCTCAGAAGAAAATGATTTGAATATGGAAGTAAATATGCGAGAAATTTCATCGGGTAATTTTCAAGAAGCAAGCCTATATAAGTCGCTTATTGATGATGACTTGCCTTTAAAGATTTATCCTTTTAGGTTTGAATTTAATGCTGTAGATGACGTGGGAAAAAGTCAATTAGAGCTTATCTTTAAGAACAATATCGGTCTTGGAGATTTCTTTGCAAAGAAAACTTTAAATAAGGAATATAATAATCTTAATTCTAGTGAAAAAGAGAAGATCGATAAATTATCCTTAGCTTATAGTGCTGAGGACACATTTAAATATCTAATAGCAATTTATAAACTTCCACAAATCTATGATTTAGAAACCACTAGAGATTTAATAGTTGTGTATAACAAAGTTAAATTTCAATCTTTTAATGGTAATAAAACAATAACGATAGTTTCAGAAATGGATAAGGATACAGCCTTTCTTTTTAAACAAAAACTTAGAGATATGCCAGGGATCTTTGTTGAAAGCATGAAGAGGCGAATTTATCCATATGGTGAATCAGCTTCTTCTATCATTGGATATCTATCTAAAGTAGATGATAAAAGATATGAGGAAAAAGGATACGATTTGAGTGTTGATTATATAGGCGTTGATGGCATCGAAAAGGCCTTTGAGAGTCAGTTGAAGGGTACTAAAGGCTTTAGGATAAATGAAATTAGATCGGGAACTAATGTAAATGAAGTAGCGTCCTTAGAACCGTATCCAGGTAAGAATATAAAGCTTACAATTGATATGGATGTTCAGGCTGTAGCAGAAAAAGCCTTAAATGATACTATGAAGGATCTTCAGAGTAAAGATGAAATCCATGGCTCAGGAAATGCTACAAGGGGAGCTTGTGTTGCTTTAAATATAAAAACTGGTGCAGTGGTTGCTATGGCAAGTCTGCCAGGTTTTGATCCAAATGATTTTATTGAGGTAGGTGGACTTTCAGCGGAAAAATGGAATAAGTACTATGGTACAGACTACGAAGCTTATGGAAAAGCAATGGGATGGAGCCAAGAGAAAATCGATAAGATTTTTCCTAAGAATATTCAAGGTGTTAGAGAAGATTTTTATGATTATCTTCCAAAACCTATGTTAAACTATGCAACTCAATCTTTGGCACCACCGGGTTCTACCTTTAAGGTTTTTACTGGTTACATGGGTTTGAATGAAGGAATTATAACACCTAGAACTACTTATAACGATCAAGGATTTTATGATGATGGAAATGGATTCCTTACTAAATTTCATGACGAAATGAAAAATGGTTCTGTAAATTTAACTAAAGCCCTTAAGGTTTCTTCAAATCCATATTTTATGGATACGGCTAGGTTATTGTATTATAAATTTCATAGGGCTGAACATAGAGAACGTCTTGGTATAGAAAAGCCTCTGGATTTTATTGCTAAGTATAGTTGGAATTTTGGTTTGGGAGCAGATCCTAATGATAAAAAGGGGTATCCTAATACTGGAGTTGAAATTCCAGAAATAAGTAGTAAGGTCTTTAGTAGCGATACTATAAGTAATAGCATCTATTTAAGCAATTTAGATACTATTATGAAAGCACTAGCAGAGGGACATTACATAAGAGAGGATTATGTATCTAAGGAAAAGTTTGCTTATAACTTTAAACCTATTGATTTATATTATAGAGACAATGATTCAACACAGCTTTATAACTATAAAAAGGCAATCAAGGATTATATTAAAGAAATAGTTGTAAAAGGTTACAGTGATCCAAAAGAGCTTAGAGAGTTGATTCAGAGAATGATAGATGAGGATAAAGCACGATATAATGGAGTAACCTTTAGTGAAACTTCCGAAGATGGAAAGATTCTTGGTGATATTGACACTATAGTAAACAACGTTATAATTGATGTGGCTCTTCATGATGGATATAGCGCTGTTAATGCACCATATAATGTTTACAATGCATCTATAGGTCAAGGTTATACTCAAGTTACTCCTCTGCAATTAGCATCAGCCTTTGCTACCTTTTATAATGGAGGTACAAGGCTAAAGGTTCATTTACTTGATGAAATACAAGATCAAGATGGTACAGTGGTCTTTAAACAAGAACCAGAGGTTATAAGCACATATCCGATGAATAAGGATTATCTTGAAGTAATTAAAAAGGGTAACTATGAAATGATAAATAATCAGTATTTGGTTTCAGGTTACTTTAATAACTTGCCTGTAGTTGTAGGTGGAAAGACAGGTTCTGCAACCTTTAGAAATGACCAAACAGACTTTGGAAGAAATGCTTTTGCTTGGTTAATGACTTTTGCTCCTTTCGATGATCCAGAAATTGTAGTAGTAACTGTGATTTTTGATGGACATTGGGGAAGATTGACTTCACCAGTAAACGCAGCTGTAATGAGGGCTTATTTCGATTCTTATAAAAAGAAAAATTATTAA
- the mreD gene encoding rod shape-determining protein MreD, producing the protein MKKIITIAVLIILLYIMDSTWVPLFINIYGYTPSLLMIFILSYSIINGSYEGIWVGAIAGIFQDVFFIHTFGVNGFINVLLCFLAGHVGKSLFRQKRAVPTILVGFFTAIKQIIIMGYLYIYGASANIYTIIAPSIFNLILAFFIYKWIYKLCKKDFMIKEWKF; encoded by the coding sequence ATGAAGAAGATAATAACGATAGCGGTTTTAATAATTCTTTTATATATAATGGATAGTACTTGGGTTCCATTGTTTATTAATATTTATGGATATACCCCAAGTTTACTTATGATTTTTATATTAAGTTATTCAATAATCAATGGAAGTTATGAAGGCATATGGGTTGGAGCTATTGCGGGAATTTTTCAAGATGTGTTTTTTATACATACTTTTGGGGTAAATGGTTTTATCAATGTGTTGCTTTGTTTTTTAGCAGGGCACGTTGGCAAAAGCTTATTTAGACAAAAAAGAGCTGTACCAACTATATTAGTAGGTTTTTTTACAGCGATAAAACAAATAATTATTATGGGATATCTTTATATTTATGGAGCATCTGCAAATATCTATACAATAATTGCTCCGTCTATATTTAACCTAATTTTAGCCTTCTTTATATACAAATGGATATATAAACTTTGTAAAAAAGATTTTATGATCAAAGAATGGAAATTTTAG
- the mreC gene encoding rod shape-determining protein MreC, with protein sequence MKFFKNKLAVATVALSVAFLAAIGYSASQKQEISALNVVGNMLGHVNGFIYNAGTTVKDKVGSVSNFAETKKENEELRKEVLELQLKLGRYQTLKTENETLRQQLQYKDKRQEFDYIGCDVLSKGTAGTVETFIINKGSRDGLMKGLTVIAGEDLVGQITAVYDSYSEIQTIGSENIAVAAYTISTKNTAGATGSIEYSGILKGYKTNKLSEVKAKIEQVELKSPVEVGDVALTSGQGLVYPKDLRIGEVTSVEEDKGRAMKTIYIKPFLDFDNLQQLLVVIPKDPIPTEGNIQYKGK encoded by the coding sequence ATGAAATTCTTTAAAAATAAACTGGCAGTTGCAACAGTAGCACTGTCAGTTGCCTTTTTAGCTGCAATTGGCTATAGTGCCAGCCAAAAACAAGAGATATCAGCATTAAATGTTGTGGGTAATATGCTGGGACATGTGAACGGATTTATTTATAATGCTGGAACCACTGTAAAGGATAAAGTAGGTTCCGTAAGCAATTTTGCTGAAACTAAAAAAGAGAATGAAGAACTAAGGAAAGAAGTATTAGAACTTCAATTAAAGCTTGGAAGATACCAAACTTTAAAAACTGAAAACGAAACTTTAAGACAGCAACTTCAATATAAGGATAAAAGGCAAGAGTTTGATTATATTGGTTGTGATGTTTTAAGTAAAGGTACAGCAGGAACTGTAGAAACTTTCATAATAAATAAAGGGTCTAGAGACGGACTGATGAAAGGTCTTACAGTGATAGCAGGAGAAGATTTAGTTGGACAAATCACAGCTGTTTATGACAGCTATAGTGAAATTCAAACTATAGGTAGTGAAAACATAGCAGTAGCAGCTTATACTATTTCTACAAAAAATACTGCAGGTGCAACTGGATCCATTGAATATAGTGGAATATTAAAAGGATATAAAACCAATAAACTATCAGAAGTTAAAGCAAAAATTGAACAAGTTGAATTAAAATCACCAGTAGAGGTAGGGGATGTGGCTTTAACCTCAGGTCAAGGCTTAGTATATCCTAAGGATCTTAGAATTGGCGAAGTGACAAGCGTTGAAGAGGATAAAGGAAGAGCAATGAAAACAATTTATATCAAGCCTTTCTTAGATTTTGATAATCTTCAGCAATTACTTGTGGTTATTCCAAAAGATCCGATACCTACTGAAGGAAATATTCAGTATAAAGGAAAGTAA